A window of the Canis lupus baileyi chromosome 8, mCanLup2.hap1, whole genome shotgun sequence genome harbors these coding sequences:
- the GET4 gene encoding Golgi to ER traffic protein 4 homolog isoform X1 has translation MGGSGTLRFCPGHARAPGLGGRGRSEQSWPQASLVWHLHQPECLQETCSLKSFGAYALMKPLPVKLMENIHHHKGTAYAGRWKSPRLSLGPSAETLELLQARLGTDSIPASAAVRCGTWVCWSPEAQVADSRGPRAPQRGAWTDSEQAGYMSQSKHTEARELMCSGALLFFSHGQQNSAADLSMLVLESLEKAEVEVADELLENLAKLFSLMDPNSPERVAFVSRALKWSSGGSGKLGHPRLHQLLALTLWKEQNYCESRYHFLHSADGEGCAHMLVEYSTSRGFRSEVDMFVAQAVLQFLCLKNKSSASVVFTTYTQKHPSIENGPPFVQPLLNFIWFLLLAVDGGKLTVFTVLCEQYQPSLRRDPMYNEYLDRIGQLFFGVPPKQTSSYGGLLGNLLSSLMGASEQEGEDSQDDSSPIELD, from the exons TGTTTACAGGAAACGTGCAGTTTGAAGAGTTTTGGTGCGTATGCTCTCATGAAACCGCTGCCAGTCAAGTTAATGGAgaacatccatcaccacaaag GCACGGCCTATGCTGGAAGGTGGAAGTCACCCAGGCTTTCTCTGGGTCCTTCTGCTGAAACCCTTGAGCTGCTCCAGGCACGTTTGGGCACAGACAGCATCCCTGCCAGCGCTGCTGTCAGATGTGGGACATGGGTCTGCTGGTCCCCAGAGGCCCAAGTTGCTGACAGCCGGGGCCCAAGGGCACCCCAACGTGGAGCCTGGACAGACTCAGAGCAGGCAGG ATACATGTCACAGAGCAAGCACACAGAGGCACGGGAGCTCATGTGCTCAGGGGCGCTGCTGTTCTTCAGCCACGGCCAA CAAAACAGTGCTGCGGACTTGTCCATGCTGGTCTTAGAGTCACTGGAGAAGGCCGAAGTCGAGGTGGCCGATGAGCTGTTGG AAAATCTGGCTAAATTGTTCAGTTTGATGGACCCAAATTCTCCAGAGCGGGTGGCTTTTGTGTCTCGAGCCCTGAAGTGGTCCAGTGGAGGATCTGGGAAACTGGGTCACCCTCGGCTCCACCAACTGCTGGCCCTCACCCTGTGGAAAG AGCAGAACTATTGTGAGTCCCGGTACCACTTCCTGCACTCCGCGGATGGCGAAGGCTGCGCCCACATGCTGGTGGAGTACTCGACCTCCAGAGGCTTCCGCAGCGAGGTGGACATGTTCGTGGCCCAGGCGGTGCTACA gtttctctgtttaaaaaacaaaagcagtgcGTCAGTGGTGTTCACAACGTACACGCAGAAACACCCGTCCATTGAGAACGGCCCTCCATTCGTGCAGCCCCTGCTCAACTTCATCTGGTTTCTGCTGTTGGCTGTAGACGG AGGCAAACTGACGGTGTTCACAGTGTTGTGTGAGCAGTACCAGCCGTCCCTCCGGCGGGACCCAATGTACAATGAG tACCTCGACAGGATAGGGCAGCTGTTCTTCGGTGTGCCACCCAAGCAGACGTCGTCCTACGGGGGCTTGCTAG GGAACCTTCTGAGCAGCCTCATGGGCGCCTCGGAGCAGGAGGGCGAGGACAGTCAGGACGACAGCAGCCCCATTGAGCTCGACTGA
- the GET4 gene encoding Golgi to ER traffic protein 4 homolog isoform X4, whose amino-acid sequence MSQSKHTEARELMCSGALLFFSHGQQNSAADLSMLVLESLEKAEVEVADELLENLAKLFSLMDPNSPERVAFVSRALKWSSGGSGKLGHPRLHQLLALTLWKEQNYCESRYHFLHSADGEGCAHMLVEYSTSRGFRSEVDMFVAQAVLQFLCLKNKSSASVVFTTYTQKHPSIENGPPFVQPLLNFIWFLLLAVDGGKLTVFTVLCEQYQPSLRRDPMYNEYLDRIGQLFFGVPPKQTSSYGGLLGNLLSSLMGASEQEGEDSQDDSSPIELD is encoded by the exons ATGTCACAGAGCAAGCACACAGAGGCACGGGAGCTCATGTGCTCAGGGGCGCTGCTGTTCTTCAGCCACGGCCAA CAAAACAGTGCTGCGGACTTGTCCATGCTGGTCTTAGAGTCACTGGAGAAGGCCGAAGTCGAGGTGGCCGATGAGCTGTTGG AAAATCTGGCTAAATTGTTCAGTTTGATGGACCCAAATTCTCCAGAGCGGGTGGCTTTTGTGTCTCGAGCCCTGAAGTGGTCCAGTGGAGGATCTGGGAAACTGGGTCACCCTCGGCTCCACCAACTGCTGGCCCTCACCCTGTGGAAAG AGCAGAACTATTGTGAGTCCCGGTACCACTTCCTGCACTCCGCGGATGGCGAAGGCTGCGCCCACATGCTGGTGGAGTACTCGACCTCCAGAGGCTTCCGCAGCGAGGTGGACATGTTCGTGGCCCAGGCGGTGCTACA gtttctctgtttaaaaaacaaaagcagtgcGTCAGTGGTGTTCACAACGTACACGCAGAAACACCCGTCCATTGAGAACGGCCCTCCATTCGTGCAGCCCCTGCTCAACTTCATCTGGTTTCTGCTGTTGGCTGTAGACGG AGGCAAACTGACGGTGTTCACAGTGTTGTGTGAGCAGTACCAGCCGTCCCTCCGGCGGGACCCAATGTACAATGAG tACCTCGACAGGATAGGGCAGCTGTTCTTCGGTGTGCCACCCAAGCAGACGTCGTCCTACGGGGGCTTGCTAG GGAACCTTCTGAGCAGCCTCATGGGCGCCTCGGAGCAGGAGGGCGAGGACAGTCAGGACGACAGCAGCCCCATTGAGCTCGACTGA